Proteins from one Prinia subflava isolate CZ2003 ecotype Zambia chromosome 22, Cam_Psub_1.2, whole genome shotgun sequence genomic window:
- the RNF214 gene encoding RING finger protein 214 isoform X2: MALEQAQVDGPDPPRLCEPGPAAPPGSGSPLSAPESPGEPGPGGDAEPAAAPGAGGDAEPGAGGAEAAGQSGAAAEEPGEEAAPARPSQNIAVQTDFKAADADVSTDQDIEKNLDKMMSERALLKERYQEVLDKQRQVENQLQVQLKQLQQRREEEMKNHQEILKAIQDVTIKREETKKKMEKEKKEFLQKEQDLKAEIEKLCEKGRRLLKEQEEKENKIASLIAEQSDEKQLWEMELDKLKNQHNEINRNILEETERAWKAEILSLESRKELLVLKLEEAEKEAELHLTYLKSAPPTLETMRPKQEWEMRLNRIRMTKQSVRDQFNDHIQMVRNGTKLSSLPQIPTPTLPPPPSETDFMLTAFQPNPSLTPRLPFPIGPVPVPMVMPSADPRALSFPLLNPAMSRPSQPSPPLPASQGRSSPVVASLLGTHSPHVAPAAPIPPPPGLGAVTVAAEFHRPQAADKLEKLLEKLLTRFPQCNKAQLTNILQQIKTARRTMAGLTMEELNQLVAAKLAEQQERAAAGAQPLGRIRAPMFPAPLPQISTPMFLPPAQVAYPGAASHTPAACKLCLMCQKLVQPGDLHPMACSHVLHKECIKFWAQTNTNDTCPFCPSLK, from the exons ATGGCGCTGGAACAGGCGCAGGTCGACGGCCCCGACCCGCCGCGCCTCTgcgagcccggccccgccgcgccgcccggcaG TGGGAGCCCGCTCTCCGCCCCGGAGAGCCCCGGCGAGCCCGGGCCCGGCGGCGATGCGGAGCCCGCGGCCGCCCCTGGCGCCGGCGGCGATGCGGagcccggggccggcggcgcggAGGCCGCGGGGCAGAGCGGAGCGGCGGCCGAGGAGCCCGGAGAGGAGGCGGCCCCGGCCAGGCCGTCGCAGAACATCGCGGTGCAG ACCGACTTCAAGGCGGCCGATGCGGACGTGAGCACGGACCAGGACATCGAGAAGAACTTG GACAAGATGATGTCGGAGCGGGCCTTGCTGAAGGAGCGCTACCAGGAGGTGCTGGACAAGCAGAGGCAGGTGGAGAATCAGCTGCAGGTCCAGCtcaagcagctccagcagcggagggaagaggagatgaAAAACCACCAG gagaTCCTGAAAGCGATTCAGGATGTTACAATCAAACGAGAAGAGACTAAGaaaaagatggagaaagaaaagaaagaattcctGCAGAAAGAGCAGGATCTCAAAGCTGAAATTGAGAAGCTCTGTGAGAAAGGCAGAAG GTtgctgaaggagcaggaggagaaggagaacaAGATTGCCTCTCTGATCGCAGAGCAGTCTGATGAGAA gcagctgtgggagATGGAGCTGGACAAGCTGAAGAACCAGCACAATGAAATCAACAGGAACATCCTGGAGGAGACAGAACGGGCCTGGAAAGCCGAG ATCCTGTCCCTGGAGAGCcggaaggagctgctggtgttgAAACtagaagaagcagaaaaagaagcagagcTACACCTCACCTACCTCAA GTCTGCGCCGCCCACGCTGGAGACCATGAGGCCAAAGCAGGAGTGGGAGATGAGGCTGAACAGGATACGAATGACCAAGCAAAGTGTCCGA GATCAGTTCAACGACCACATCCAGATGGTGAGGAATGGCACAAAGCTGAGCAGCCTCCCCCAGATCCCGACGCCGACGCTGCCCCCTCCACCTTCAGAA aCAGATTTCATGCTGACGGCATTCCAGCCCAACCCGTCCCTGACGCCGCGGCTCCCCTTCCCCATCGGGCCCGTGCCCGTGCCCATGGTCATGCCCAGCGCCGACCCTCGGGcgctctccttccctctgctcaaCCCCGCCATGTCCAGGCCCAGCCAGCCGTCCCCGCCGCTGCCGGCGTcgcagggcaggagcagcccggtGGTGGCCTCGCTgctgggcacccacagcccccacgtggcccccgccgcccccatcccacccccgCCCGGCCTGGGCGCCGTCACCGTGGCCGCCGAGTTCCACAGGCCCCAGGCGGCCGACaagctggagaagctgctggagaagctgctgacTCGCTTTCCGCAGTGCAACAA GGCCCAGCTGACCAACATCCTGCAGCAGATCAAGACTGCCCGCAGGACCATGGCCGGGCTCACCATGGAGGAGCTGAACCAGCTGGTGGCGGCCAAGCTGGcggagcagcaggagcgggCAGCGGCCGGCGCCCAG cctctgggccGGATCAGGGCCCCCATGTTCCCTGCTCCACTGCCTCAGATCAGCACCCCCATGTTCCTGCCCCCGGCCCAGGTCGCGTACCCGGGAGCAGCGTCACAC ACCCCAGCTGCCTGTAAGCTGTGTCTGATGTGCCAGAAGCTTGTGCAGCCCGGTGACCTCCACCCCATGGCCTGCTCACATGTGCTGCACAAGGAG TGCATCAAATTCTGGGCACAAACCAACACGAATGACACTTGCCCCTTTTGCCCAAGCCTCAAATGA
- the RNF214 gene encoding RING finger protein 214 isoform X1, translated as MALEQAQVDGPDPPRLCEPGPAAPPGSGSPLSAPESPGEPGPGGDAEPAAAPGAGGDAEPGAGGAEAAGQSGAAAEEPGEEAAPARPSQNIAVQTDFKAADADVSTDQDIEKNLDKMMSERALLKERYQEVLDKQRQVENQLQVQLKQLQQRREEEMKNHQEILKAIQDVTIKREETKKKMEKEKKEFLQKEQDLKAEIEKLCEKGRRLLKEQEEKENKIASLIAEQSDEKQLWEMELDKLKNQHNEINRNILEETERAWKAEILSLESRKELLVLKLEEAEKEAELHLTYLNCACRSAPPTLETMRPKQEWEMRLNRIRMTKQSVRDQFNDHIQMVRNGTKLSSLPQIPTPTLPPPPSETDFMLTAFQPNPSLTPRLPFPIGPVPVPMVMPSADPRALSFPLLNPAMSRPSQPSPPLPASQGRSSPVVASLLGTHSPHVAPAAPIPPPPGLGAVTVAAEFHRPQAADKLEKLLEKLLTRFPQCNKAQLTNILQQIKTARRTMAGLTMEELNQLVAAKLAEQQERAAAGAQPLGRIRAPMFPAPLPQISTPMFLPPAQVAYPGAASHTPAACKLCLMCQKLVQPGDLHPMACSHVLHKECIKFWAQTNTNDTCPFCPSLK; from the exons ATGGCGCTGGAACAGGCGCAGGTCGACGGCCCCGACCCGCCGCGCCTCTgcgagcccggccccgccgcgccgcccggcaG TGGGAGCCCGCTCTCCGCCCCGGAGAGCCCCGGCGAGCCCGGGCCCGGCGGCGATGCGGAGCCCGCGGCCGCCCCTGGCGCCGGCGGCGATGCGGagcccggggccggcggcgcggAGGCCGCGGGGCAGAGCGGAGCGGCGGCCGAGGAGCCCGGAGAGGAGGCGGCCCCGGCCAGGCCGTCGCAGAACATCGCGGTGCAG ACCGACTTCAAGGCGGCCGATGCGGACGTGAGCACGGACCAGGACATCGAGAAGAACTTG GACAAGATGATGTCGGAGCGGGCCTTGCTGAAGGAGCGCTACCAGGAGGTGCTGGACAAGCAGAGGCAGGTGGAGAATCAGCTGCAGGTCCAGCtcaagcagctccagcagcggagggaagaggagatgaAAAACCACCAG gagaTCCTGAAAGCGATTCAGGATGTTACAATCAAACGAGAAGAGACTAAGaaaaagatggagaaagaaaagaaagaattcctGCAGAAAGAGCAGGATCTCAAAGCTGAAATTGAGAAGCTCTGTGAGAAAGGCAGAAG GTtgctgaaggagcaggaggagaaggagaacaAGATTGCCTCTCTGATCGCAGAGCAGTCTGATGAGAA gcagctgtgggagATGGAGCTGGACAAGCTGAAGAACCAGCACAATGAAATCAACAGGAACATCCTGGAGGAGACAGAACGGGCCTGGAAAGCCGAG ATCCTGTCCCTGGAGAGCcggaaggagctgctggtgttgAAACtagaagaagcagaaaaagaagcagagcTACACCTCACCTACCTCAA CTGTGCTTGCAGGTCTGCGCCGCCCACGCTGGAGACCATGAGGCCAAAGCAGGAGTGGGAGATGAGGCTGAACAGGATACGAATGACCAAGCAAAGTGTCCGA GATCAGTTCAACGACCACATCCAGATGGTGAGGAATGGCACAAAGCTGAGCAGCCTCCCCCAGATCCCGACGCCGACGCTGCCCCCTCCACCTTCAGAA aCAGATTTCATGCTGACGGCATTCCAGCCCAACCCGTCCCTGACGCCGCGGCTCCCCTTCCCCATCGGGCCCGTGCCCGTGCCCATGGTCATGCCCAGCGCCGACCCTCGGGcgctctccttccctctgctcaaCCCCGCCATGTCCAGGCCCAGCCAGCCGTCCCCGCCGCTGCCGGCGTcgcagggcaggagcagcccggtGGTGGCCTCGCTgctgggcacccacagcccccacgtggcccccgccgcccccatcccacccccgCCCGGCCTGGGCGCCGTCACCGTGGCCGCCGAGTTCCACAGGCCCCAGGCGGCCGACaagctggagaagctgctggagaagctgctgacTCGCTTTCCGCAGTGCAACAA GGCCCAGCTGACCAACATCCTGCAGCAGATCAAGACTGCCCGCAGGACCATGGCCGGGCTCACCATGGAGGAGCTGAACCAGCTGGTGGCGGCCAAGCTGGcggagcagcaggagcgggCAGCGGCCGGCGCCCAG cctctgggccGGATCAGGGCCCCCATGTTCCCTGCTCCACTGCCTCAGATCAGCACCCCCATGTTCCTGCCCCCGGCCCAGGTCGCGTACCCGGGAGCAGCGTCACAC ACCCCAGCTGCCTGTAAGCTGTGTCTGATGTGCCAGAAGCTTGTGCAGCCCGGTGACCTCCACCCCATGGCCTGCTCACATGTGCTGCACAAGGAG TGCATCAAATTCTGGGCACAAACCAACACGAATGACACTTGCCCCTTTTGCCCAAGCCTCAAATGA
- the BACE1 gene encoding beta-secretase 1 produces the protein MAPAWPWLLLWLGALRALPAPPRIRLPLRGGAAPPSGLRQRRAPLDTEPDSAGSFVEMIDNLRGKSGQGYYVEMTVGSPPQKLNILVDTGSSNFAVGAAPHPFLRRYYQRQLSSTYRDLRKGVYVPYTQGKWEGELGTDLVTIPHGPNVTVRANIAAITESDKFFINGSNWEGILGLAYAEIARPDDSLEPFFDSLVKQTRVPNIFSLQLCGTGFSPNETEAVASVGGSMIIGGIDRSLYVGDIWYTPIRKEWYYEVIIVKLEVNGQDLNMDCKEYNYDKSIVDSGTTNLRLPKKVFEAAVKSIKTASSTEKFPDGFWLGEQLVCWQVGTTPWHIFPVLSLYLMGEATNQSFRITILPQQYLRPVEDVATSQDDCYKFAISQSSTGTVMGAVIMEGFYVVFDRARKRIGFAVSACHVHDEFRTAAVDGPHLHSNMEDCGYNIPQTDESTLMTIAYVMAAICALFMLPLCLMVFQWRCFRCLRRDHDDFADDISLLK, from the exons ATGGCGCCCGcctggccctggctgctgctgtggctgggggctctgcgcgccctcccggccccgccgcgcatCCGGCTGCCGCtgcggggcggcgcggccccgccgtcGGGGCtccggcagcgccgggcgccGCTGGACACCGAGCCCGACAGCGCCGGCAGCTTCGTGGAGATGATCGACAACCTGCGGGGCAAGTCCGGGCAGGGGTACTACGTGGAGATGACGGTGGGCAGCCCCCCGCAGAAG ctgaacatCCTGGTGGACACAGGGAGCAGTAACtttgctgtgggagctgcaccACACCCCTTCCTCCGGAGATACTACCAGCGGCAGCT GTCCAGCACCTACCGCGACCTGCGGAAGGGGGTGTACGTGCCCTACACCCAGGGCAAGTGGGAAGGGGAGCTGGGCACTGACCTTGTCACCATCCCCCACGGCCCCAACGTCACTGTCAGAGCCAACATCGCTGCCATCACCGAGTCAGACAAATTCTTCATCAACGGCTCCAACTGGGAAGGGATCCTGGGGCTGGCGTATGCCGAGATTGCCCGG CCTGACGACAGCCTGGAGCCCTTCTTTGACTCCCTGGTGAAGCAGACACGGGTGCCCAACatcttctccctgcagctgtgcGGGACAGGCTTCTCTCCCAACGAGACAGAGGCCGTGGCCTCGGTGGGAGGCAGCATG ATCATCGGTGGCATCGACCGCTCGCTGTACGTGGGTGACATCTGGTACACGCCCATCCGCAAGGAGTGGTACTACGAGGTCATCATCGTCAAGCTGGAGGTCAACGGGCAGGACCTGAACATGGACTGCAAAGAG TATAACTACGACAAGAGCATTGTGGACAGTGGGACCACCAACCTCAGGCTGCCAAAGAAGGTGTTTGAAGCTGCGGTGAAATCCATCAAAACAGCATCTTCG ACAGAGAAGTTCCCAGACGGCTTctggctgggggagcagctggtTTGCTGGCAGGTCGGCACCACCCCCTGGCACATCTTCCCGGTGCTGTCCCTCTACCTGATGGGGGAGGCCACCAACCAGTCCTTCCGCATCACCATCCTGCCCCAG CAATACCTGCGGCCGGTGGAGGACGTGGCCACCTCTCAGGACGACTGCTACAAGTTCGCCATCTCCCAGTCCTCCACCGGCACCGTCATGGGCGCCGTCATCATGGAGGGCTTCTACGTGGTGTTCGACCGCGCCCGCAAGCGCATCGGCTTCGCCGTCAGCGCCTGCCACG TGCACGACGAGTTCCGCACGGCCGCGGTGGACGGGCCCCACCTGCACTCCAACATGGAGGACTGCGGCTACAACATCCCGCAGACGGACGAGTCCACGCTGATGACCATCGCCTACGTGATGGCGGCCATCTGCGCCCTCTTcatgctgcccctctgcctcaTGGTGTTCCAGTGGCGCTGCTTCCGCTGCCTGCGGCGGGACCACGACGACTTCGCCGACGACATCTCCTTGCTGAAGTGA